In Capsicum annuum cultivar UCD-10X-F1 chromosome 8, UCD10Xv1.1, whole genome shotgun sequence, the genomic window ctttttctcttgtgAATTTGGcaagtctctttttttttttcacttttgttgGATATAAGTAACTTGGTTGCTTGGGATCGAGGTTTCTTATGTTAAGTGAACATGGTTGAACTACAACATCACTATTGACCTTTTAAAGAGATGCATGCATAGAATTTATTCATGCCTGCTCAATCTGCTTTAAATTATTGAGCAATAGTGTTTTGCAATGTACAATCTGGCCTAGGTCTTGTGATACATTTCTTGTTTATCTTCCTCACAAATATATTAGTTTCATGCTTTAGGTTTTGATATCAGATGATGGTCTTCCTCactcaatttttcatttttattttgcttCTAGTTTTTTATCCCTTTCCGTCATCATGGAAGGGGAAACTTCTTGGGTCAGTCATTCCTCAGATTATGTCGCACCAGACATGGTGGAGTTTGATTTATTTTCGGAGCTTAACGATGAAGACAATAGAGAAGCTTCCTCAGTTCCTATGGATTTGATACTGCCTGATGATTTATTGGAACGGATATTGGCCTATCTTCCCATTGCTAGCATTTTTAGGGCAAGTTGTGTGAGTAAAAGATGGAATGAGATAGTGAAGTCAACGAGGTTCTCATGGAACTTCTCTCAGGTGCTGTCTCAAAAACCGTGGTACTTTATGTTCACAAGCTCAGAGGAGCCGGTTGGTTACGCCTATGATCCTTCTCTTCGAAAATGGTATGGTATTGAACTCCCTTGCATTCAGACATCCAATTGGTTCATCGCTTCTTCATGTGGATTAGTTTGTGTCATGGACAATGACAGTAGAAGCGAGCTATATGTTTGTAATCCAATAACCAAATGCTGCAAGAACCTGCTGGAGCCTCCTGGTGTCAAGTTTTCTGATTACAGTGCATTGGCCATCTGTGTAAACAAGAAAACTTCTTGTTACAGTGTCGCCATTGTTAAATCTAAGCAAGTACCAGGTAACTTCGTTCAGTGGGATCTCTCAATCCACATATACGATTCTGGAACAATGATGTGGTTTACCCCTTTGACTGAGGTTCTAACAGGCTGGAGAGGTGGGGATGAAAGCGTCATCTGTGATGGTGTTTTGTACTTCTTAATTTACGCGACTGGAGGTGGTGATCCAGGCAATCGTCATGGTCTGATCACTTACAACCTCTCAAGCAGATCATCAAATGGTTCTTTAATTAGGACTTTCATTCCTGTGCCGTGTTCTCTAACGTGTGGTCGATTAATGAACCTCAAGGAGAAGTTAGTAATGGTGGGAGGGATTGGGAAACCAGATCGGCCTGACATAATTAAGGGGATTGGCGTATGGGTACTTAGTGGGGAGGAATGGCAAGAAATTTCCCGAATGCCGCATAAGTATTTTCAAGGTTTTGGGGAATTTGATGATGTTTTTGCCAGCAGTGGTACAGATGATCTCATATACATTCAGAGTTATGGAGCTCCTACCCTTCTAGTTTTTGATGTGAACCAGAAACAGTGGAGGTGGTCTCAGAAATGTCCTGTGACAAAAAGGTTTCCCCTTCAGCTCTTTACTGGTTTCTGCTTTGAGCCAAGGCTTGAGGTGTCCCCCTGAGACGCGTTGCTGCATTTCAATTGATGTGGATTGGTGCACCTTAGAATCCAATCTTCATTTCCTTTCATGTCTTTTGATTTTGTactccttttgttgttcttttcttCCCTATCTCCTCTCAGTGCAAAGATTTATGTGTTCTTGAAAGGTTTATACATGTACCAGCCGATGAGGCTGCTAATTTATGAAATgagaatattattaattttttgggtAGTCTGAGACACTCATTTCAGCTTCCAAAGGGTTATTATTACTATGTTTATGTTGCTTGGATATTTCAAAATCGTTGCCGCACTCATGTTGGATCCTCATGTGCTACTTTTGAAAGATCCGACACTCTTGTTTGACATTTTGCCGCCCTCATGGTGGATCCTCATGTGCTACTTTTGAAAGATCCGACACTCTTGTTTGACATTTTTAAAGAGTTGGAGCGTCGTTATTACAGTTCTTCATCTCTAGTTTGTGTGTTTGCATAAGCTAGAGTTGTCTTATTGGGTAGTGTGTTTCCTTTGGAGGATTGCTATTCTCTTTCCTTAGACAGGGACAAGTTGGCTTTGCAGATCACAAAGTCAAAACTGGAAGATGGGCTATCCTAACTTGTGACCTCATATACTCTGGCTGctctttatcaaatatttttagaCCAAAATTTGCCCCAAGCCTCAATTGGGCAGCACATGATTGGCTTGTTAATGGACCTTTTTGATCTTTAGACTTGGGACC contains:
- the LOC107839247 gene encoding F-box/kelch-repeat protein At3g61590, producing MEGETSWVSHSSDYVAPDMVEFDLFSELNDEDNREASSVPMDLILPDDLLERILAYLPIASIFRASCVSKRWNEIVKSTRFSWNFSQVLSQKPWYFMFTSSEEPVGYAYDPSLRKWYGIELPCIQTSNWFIASSCGLVCVMDNDSRSELYVCNPITKCCKNLLEPPGVKFSDYSALAICVNKKTSCYSVAIVKSKQVPGNFVQWDLSIHIYDSGTMMWFTPLTEVLTGWRGGDESVICDGVLYFLIYATGGGDPGNRHGLITYNLSSRSSNGSLIRTFIPVPCSLTCGRLMNLKEKLVMVGGIGKPDRPDIIKGIGVWVLSGEEWQEISRMPHKYFQGFGEFDDVFASSGTDDLIYIQSYGAPTLLVFDVNQKQWRWSQKCPVTKRFPLQLFTGFCFEPRLEVSP